From the genome of Bacteroidota bacterium:
CAAAATAAAATAATCTTTGAAAAGCATTATGAGTTAGTCTGTAAAAAGTATAAAAATGCCCTGGAATATAGATTTAAGCAACTATATTCGTTACATTAAATGATTTAGAAAAATGAGATTATTATTCGTTTTTATATTGTTTTTGAGTTATTCTATTGCTTTTTCAGGTAGTACTTCTCCTCAGGACCGAAAAATTGCGTGGGAAGCCATACAAGTAAATAAATTCTCGGAGAATGAAAGTAATCGCTTCCTGTCGTTTAAGGGTGCTGTATACAATTCAAACCATTTGCCCGAATATTTTGAACGCATAAAGTTGCCGGACGGTACAGCTCATGTAGGGGCTGAGCTATCGAATGCCGTTTATGAAGAATTGAGCAGCGAGGAAATTGAATTGGTGTCGATCAGCAACAATGAAATTAAGCCAAACGTGGCAATTGCTTACGACAGGAAAGTACCATATGCACTGATACGTTTTATACCCATTCGCAAAAACCCATCATCTGGTAAATATGAAAAATTAGTTTCGTTTAAGCTGCAGTTAAGCACAAGTTCAAACAATACAACAGCGAATGCAACAGCAAAATCATATTCACCGGATCAAAAAATTTATGCTTCAAACTCAGTACTTGCAACCGGCAAATGGTTCAGAATAGGACTGACACGTGACGGTGTCTATAAACTAACTTATGATTTTTTGAAAAATGCAGGACTGGATGTAACTACCATTGATCCGCGCAACATTCGTATTTATGGAAACGGAGGCGGTCAATTGCCCTTCGCTAATGCCATATACAGAAAAGATGATCTTGCCGAGAACGCGATCGAGGTAACAGGCGAAAGCGACGGAAAACTTGACTCTGCCGACTACATTTTATTTTACGGTCAGGGCCCTAACCGATGGAATTACAAACCCGGATTTTGTCCCGCCTTTCAGCACAATAAGAATTTATATTCTGATACTACCTATTATTTTATTACAGCCGACCTTGGAGGCGGAAAACGAATAACCCCGCAATCCTCATTATCATCTTCAACCGACAATGTTACATCCTTTGACGATTATGCTTTCACCGAAGATGATGCGACTAACCTGATCAAATCCGGACGGGAGTGGTATGGCTTTAACTTTGATATCCTCACTACATTTAATGTCGCTTACAACTTTCCCAATATGGATACTTCAACTCCGGCGGTTGTCAAGGCGGACCTGATAAGCCGCTGCAGCAACAATAGCACCTATCTTGTAACCTGCGGTTCTGCCTCACAAACCCTGACTGCTCCTTCAGTGCCTGTGAGCCTTTATTATGGCGACTATGCCGCAGCCGGAAGCACTTGCCTCAGCGTCAACAGCCCATCTTCCCCCCTTAATGTTACTACAACCAAACAAACAGCTGATGCCGTGGGATGGATGAATTACATTGAAGTGAATGTTCGAAGGATATTAAGCATGACCGGCAATCAAATGCAATTCCGCGATTCAAAATCGGTTGGCGCCGGTAAAGTAGCTCAATTCAATTTATCGAGTTTTGATAATTTACAGATATGGGAAGTCACCGACCCAACCAATGTCAAACTTCAGTCTGCAGCAAACAGCGGAGGTGTTTTTCAATTTACTTTGGCTTCCGATTCCTTGCGCGAGTTCATTGCCTTTAATGGAAATAGTTTTTATACCCCAACCGCAATTGGGGTGGTACCTAACCAGGATCTGCATAGTCTTCCGCAATCCGACCTTGTTATTGTTTCACATCCCTTGTTTTTCAATGAAGCTCTTGCACTTGCGGATCACCATCGCACCAACGACAACATGAGTGTTGTGGTTGTAACTCCCCAGCAGATATACAATGAATTTTCTTCCGGCGCACAGGATGTATCGGCCATCCGTGATTTTATGAAAATGTTCTACGACAGATCAACCGGCTATACCGACCTGCCTAAATATTTATTGCTTTTCGGTGACGGATCGTATGATAACAAATTTCGCCTTTTAAACAATTCCAACTTTATTCCGACCTATCAATCCGACAATTCGCATGACCCGACCGGATCATATGTATCAGACGATTTTTATGGCTTACTCGATAATAACGAAGGGACCTGGTCCGAAACATCGACAGATCTCATTGACATTGGCGTTGGCCGCCTTCCTGCAAAAAGTGTAAAGGAAGCCCGGGATATGCTCAATAAAATAATTTTATATTCAAGCAAGGCGCCTGCAACAGCCGGGCAGGGAGCCGCCTGCAACAACCTTGAAAACACTTCTGCCTATGGCGACTGGCGTAATATGATCTGCTTTATA
Proteins encoded in this window:
- the porU gene encoding type IX secretion system sortase PorU, encoding MRLLFVFILFLSYSIAFSGSTSPQDRKIAWEAIQVNKFSENESNRFLSFKGAVYNSNHLPEYFERIKLPDGTAHVGAELSNAVYEELSSEEIELVSISNNEIKPNVAIAYDRKVPYALIRFIPIRKNPSSGKYEKLVSFKLQLSTSSNNTTANATAKSYSPDQKIYASNSVLATGKWFRIGLTRDGVYKLTYDFLKNAGLDVTTIDPRNIRIYGNGGGQLPFANAIYRKDDLAENAIEVTGESDGKLDSADYILFYGQGPNRWNYKPGFCPAFQHNKNLYSDTTYYFITADLGGGKRITPQSSLSSSTDNVTSFDDYAFTEDDATNLIKSGREWYGFNFDILTTFNVAYNFPNMDTSTPAVVKADLISRCSNNSTYLVTCGSASQTLTAPSVPVSLYYGDYAAAGSTCLSVNSPSSPLNVTTTKQTADAVGWMNYIEVNVRRILSMTGNQMQFRDSKSVGAGKVAQFNLSSFDNLQIWEVTDPTNVKLQSAANSGGVFQFTLASDSLREFIAFNGNSFYTPTAIGVVPNQDLHSLPQSDLVIVSHPLFFNEALALADHHRTNDNMSVVVVTPQQIYNEFSSGAQDVSAIRDFMKMFYDRSTGYTDLPKYLLLFGDGSYDNKFRLLNNSNFIPTYQSDNSHDPTGSYVSDDFYGLLDNNEGTWSETSTDLIDIGVGRLPAKSVKEARDMLNKIILYSSKAPATAGQGAACNNLENTSAYGDWRNMICFIGDDEDNNTHESQADQMATVVNTNYKNYNIDKVYFDATAQQATPGGNRYPDATDAINKRVSKGALIMNYTGHGGEIGLSHERVVEISTIENWENLYRLPLFVTATCEFSRFDNPALTSAGEIVLLNPKGGGIGLLTTVRLVYSSPNFTLNMNFYAHAFDTLPDGQKARIGDLFRLTKVASGPNVNNRNFTLLGDPALRLSYPKYNVVTDSINGKKLIAAVDTLKALSTFTVHGHLTDKYGDTLDSFNGVIYPTVYDKPVSITTLSNDGTTASPPFTFKLQKNILYKGKISVTNGLFSFTFVVPKDIAYQYGIGRISYYAENGVDDANGYCENFYIGGSSLTAATDAAGPEVRLYMNDTKFVLGGTTNENPLLYAIVKDTSGINTVGNGIGHDLVATLDGNNEKIAVLNDYYQSDLNSYKSGIIRYPYRNLSEGKHTLALKVWDIYNNSTMVNTEFVVAETAKLALKHVLNFPNPFTTKTSFYFEHNRCCEQLDVQIQIFTITGKVVKSINARVTTEGFRSDAIVWDGKDDFGDNIGRGVYVYRMKIRSDDGSIADKYEKLVILN